The DNA sequence GCCGACACCGCCGGACTCGTACAGCCCTTCACCCCCAGCTACAAGGTCCCCGTCAAGAGCTGGGACTGGAACGCCGTACAGCTCCCGTAGGTCATTTCCTTCGGATGATCTGACCGCTGGTCGATGTGTGTCATCGGCCTCAGGGCGTCGCAGTCGACTCCACCATCGTCCGCGCCCATCAGCACGCTGCCCGGGGCCCGTCAAAACGGGCCACGGGCAGCTCCGACGGCTCAGACCGGCCCATGTCGACCGCGTCTGCCTAGACAGAGGGGGAAGCGCGGACGGGGAACGTCTCCGTGCCGCGGCCGTCGTTGTTCCAGTTCAGGTGGAGGGCTGCCTGGCCGACCGCACGGCCCGCGCCGGCCTGGTAGCTGATCCTGCCGGTGGTGTAGGTGCCACTGCCCTTCTCCAGCTGGTCGTGCACGTCGTACGCGCGGCTGATGAGCCGCGGGCCCTTCGCGGTGCGGGCGATCCCCGCGTCGATGCTCGCGCTGTCGAAGATGTACACCTGACGTGCGAGGACGCGCGGCGCCGTCCACTTCAGAGTGGCGTACGCGGTCACGATCGACCCGCTCCTCTGAGCGCACACCGTCGTACGGAACGTCCAATTGTCGGGCCAGGGTGTCGACTCCTGCGGCATGTCCAGCTCACGCGAGGTGGTGACGCACTCGGTACGCCCGTCAGCAGGGGCCGACGGCGCCGTCACTCCCACAACGAGACAAGCGAGTGCAAGCGGCACGGCCGCGACGGGAAGGATCCTGGGCATCGCTCGGAACTCCGGGGGAGCGGGGGGTGTGTGGACGCCTGTCCAACGACGCGGCCCAGCCTCGGGATACTCCGCCCCTGGGCAAGCCCTCGGGGTGGGGAGCGAAGAGGACGTTTCCCCTTGCCCGGTCCCGCCCCAGCCCGGGATCTCCACGGGGTGGGGCGTCCAGGGGTTTGCCCACCTTCGACCCCCAGGAGGGGCGCCTGATCTCCTGATTGGCCGCTTGATCTTGTTATGGTCCCACACGGTCGAACTCGACGACGTATCGCGTGACATGCACTGCTACCGCGTGTCCGAGTCGGCGGCCCGCATTCACATCATTGTCGATCCCGACCCCTACGGCTCGGGTGATCCCGATCCGGACGGCCATCAGGTCGGCGACGTATGGTCCATCGAAGTGTGGTGGCCGGGCCCGGCAGGGCTCCGGGCCGGCTTTACCGTCGCCCGTGGGGTGCGCGTCGCTACAGGGGGCGGGGGAGCCGCTACCCGCGATGCCGGCGCGGGCGCCTTCTGCACCCGGGTTTGCCCTGCCGGGTGCCAGGACGCCCCTCGACCGGGCTCCCGGGAGCACCCACTGCTCTCGCCGCCGAGCTCCGCCAGGACCAGCTGCTGTTCGGCACACAGCGGACGCCCAAGCAACTGCCGGGTACGGGCAGCCCGGCCGCCGACACCGTCGCAGACGCCGGGGGAGTGGGAGCCCTCGCCGCGACCGCGTACCGGCTCTCGCCCACCGGCTGGCAGATGGCGGGGCGCCGCCCCCTGGGTGGCCCAGCCCTTCCCCCGTCCACCTGCGGCAGGTCGAGTCGCTGACCGGGGCCTACGCGGCGCTGATGGGCGCGGAGCGGAAGAGCGCCGCCGCGCTCCTGTCCGCCGGGCAAAGCGAGGGCACGCCCGTACCGCGGGCGATGCTGGACGCCGCCGCCCACCGGTCGATCGCCGAGGAACAGAAGTGGGCCCCCACGCGGCCGGTGCAGGCCCGGCAACGGGAACTGCCCGGGCGTACGTTCCCACCGACCCGACGAGCGGGAGATTGGGCGCCGTCCGGGACTGCGACAGTAAGCCCACCGCTCGCGCATGTGGGCAGTTTGGTGTCCGGAGACCCGCGAGAATCATCCCGTGAGTACACCTACGCAGCCCCAACGGATCGTCGGACGTGGCGTCAGCACCCTTATCCCACAGAGCGCTACCGACCAGGCCATGGCCGCGCTCACCGGGCTGGAGACCGTGCCCGTCCACATCGGACTCCTCCAGGCGGCCGCCCTCCTGCTCGAGGACGCCGCACGAACTGCCACCGACGAGGCGGCCAAGGCCGCGATGGCCAAGACGGCGGGAATGCTGCGCTCCGCCATGTAGTCGGCGGGAGGGGCCATCCCCGCCCGCGCGGGGCAGCAGCACCTGGCGTCGCCACCCGCGGCGGCTCGGTCAGCCCCTTCTGCGAGCATGTCGCCCATGGCAATCGGATCACCTGATCAGTGCCCTGATGAGGCCGTCCTGGAGCTCCTGCGCTCGGCGTTCGAGCCGGAGTGGCGGGAGCCGGCTCTCGGACACGAGGCGGTCTCGGCGTGGGAAGCCGAGCACGGGGCTGTGCTTCCGGAGCCGTGCCGGACCTTCGTCGCGGAGATCGCCAACGGATCCTCGATCGGACCGCCGGAGGACGGTGGCCTGCTGCCCCTGGGCCGGCTCACGCCAGGCTGGCCAGGGCCGGAAGCCTTCGGCTTCCTGGCGTGGGTGCAGCGCTGGCAAACAGGCGACGGCTGGTGGGACTGACCGCCTCTGCACCTCGCTCGCCCCACCCCGGGACAGCCCGGAAACCTCACCCGATCAAGGGGTGGGGGTAGGGCAGTCCTCTGCCCTACCCGGAACGGCCTCAGTCGATGATCTCCGCATCGATGACATCGTCATCAGCACCTCCGATGGCGGCAAGGGGCGGTGGCGGCTGCCGCAGCTGGCCGAACTTTTCGGCTACCAGGAATCTGAAGAGGTCCGTGGTCCTGTCATGCCGCTCACTGGTCTCGCCGGGTTTCAGGGCGGCGAGCAGAAGCAAGGCAAACACCCGGTCGCTGTCCTCCGGCTGGCCGTCCAACTGCTGCCTGACCAGCGAGATCAGGTCAAAAGGCACGTCGCCCGCCGCGCCCAGCGGCAAAGGCAGGTTGAGGAGGGATTCCTCCGTCACGTCAGTCAGTGCGGCCCTCTGCCACAGCGTGTCGAACCGCAGAAGCTGGTCTTCCGGCGTCGTGCTGCGTGCTCGAGTTCCGAGTATCTCGACCAGGGCGTCGATCGTGTCCCGCCTGGGCAAGGCAGGGCCGGCCAAAGCGGCGTGCAAGGTGCTGCGGGAAATCTTCTTCTTCGCCTCATCGCTGAGGGCTGTGTACATCTCGCTCAGAGACGGCCGCCCCGCCCACAGGTGGAGCGTGTGGAGGGCATCGTTCAGGTCCTTCAACGGCCCGTCTTCCAGCTGCGGCCTCTTGAATACCCCCGGCTTGCCCACCAGAACTCCCCCGACCGTTCGGAACTGTTCAGAACCGTCCAGCAGCATGCCATCCCGTTCGGATGCGGGAGGAGTGCATCCGGAAACGTCCTGGACCGCCCGCAGATCGTCCGACCCGGCTGAGGCCGACTGCACCTTTGTGACTCCAACGCTCGAACATCCGTCACTCAAGGAGCGCCAGGCATGGACCAGATACTCGGCCTCGTCATCGAGGGCCTACTGACGAACCTGCCGTCCGAGCTCATCGGTGGTGCTGCCGTGGCCGCGGCCGGCTATGCGTGGATGCGCTGGTGCCAGCGACGGGGATCGAGCAACGAGGACAGCAATCGGCAAAGCTGACGGGCACCGGGTTCGGCAGCCGGGCGCCACCGAGAGTACAGCGAGAGGTCCGCTTGGTCCGGGGCAAAGGCTGCCCAGCCCCTTCACCATCGATCGGTGGCCCCAGGGCTCCTCTGCGCCGGCGCGCGGTCGGTCGCGGTGAACCACCCGTGCGTTCCCATGGTGCGACCCGTTTCGATGTCCGGCTGGTAGTGGTTGAAGTAGAGGAGCTGGAGAAGCCTCCCGCGGCTGTTCGTCCCGGTCTTGTCGAATATCTTCTTGAGGTGGTCCCTGACGGTGTGCGGGGATATCCCGAGCCGTTTGGTTATGTCGGTGTCGGACATTCCGTAGGTGACCAGCTGGGCGATCTGCCGTTCTCGCAGGGTGAGGCCGTACACATCCATCATGATTCCGACGATGTGCTCGGGGCTGCTGGGCTGGATCATGACGGCGACACCGCCGTCCGCGTCCATTCGTACGGCGGTGACGGACAGCCACCGGCCGCTCCGGCTGCGCATGCGCAGGGAGGCCTCGCCCGTCGTGCGGGCCCTGCCGTGCGCGTGGAGGACGGGCTGCGGAAGCGACGAGGTCGACTCGGCAGGGGCTCTGACCAACTGCTCCAGCCATGCGTGCCCCGCCGGGGTGACCCTGTCGAGCTCGCCGCCGGGGTGAAACATCAACAGGCCCGGCGCGGCCGGGAGCTCGGAGTCCGCGGCGACGGCGTCGTGGCGCAGGTACGCGCCGCGCAGTGCCTCGGTGATGGACGGTGCGAGCATCGACACCGTGGCGATCTCGCCGTCGCTGAACGGCGCCCGGTCGCCGCCGCGGTGCAGAACCAGCGCACCCCACACCGTACGGCTGCCGCTGCGCAGAAGCACACGCATCTCATCACCCATCCCGGCCGGCGGTAGACGTCGCGGTAGCGGGAGCTGTTGTGCGGTCGCTGCCGGGTGGCCTGCCACAGGCCGGCCGCGGTCCTGCCCGATTTCACCAGCCCGGGGAACTGGTTGACGTCCTCTTCGCCGTACTCGATCTCCAGCAGTCGAGGCAGGTGGGAATGCGGTACGCCCCTGTGGTGAAACCCGCCGGTGTGCAGAAGCGTGGCCGGGTCGAGTGTCAGCCCACACACACAGTCCGCTCCGACCACCGCGGGAATGATGTCGCTCACTCGGGCAAAGAGCGTCATCGGGTCCGGTAACTCGCGGCAGAGCCTTGCGATCCTCGCCTGGGCCCGGCGCAGCTCGATGCCGTTCGGTGGGGCTGGGTCGATGGGGTCACCCGCGTCTGTTACCGCATCACATCGACCGGCGAAACCCCCACTTCCAGGGATCGCATGCCTCCGGGCAGCGGAGTTAGCGTCGTTGGGCCACGACAGGTTGCGCACCAACTGGCCTGGAAGAAGGAAAGATTGACGCACTGTCATTGCGTACCCGTGCACCGAGGAGACTTGGTGCACGTGTACGTACGCAAGTGTCAGGCCAGATGGTCGCGGCGACAACGCTCCTGGCAAGCGGAGTGACCGGTACTGCCGCCGTCACCCAGGGGGCCGGGAATCCGTGCACTTTCGCGCTACCGCGAACGACCGTACGGAAATCCGTCGTACCGCTCGCGGCCCCGCATCCACTCATCAGGAGGAACGCCACCATGTCCGCACGCATCCGATTACTGAGGTTTTCGGGTTGTCGTCGGGTGGTGACGGGTCATGATCCCTGCGGTATGCCGGTGGTATGCGTTATCCGGAGGGTGGGGGCCTGACTGCTGAGCGTCGGGCGTTTCGTGAGGGGATCCGGCTCGATGCCGGTGTGCGGTTCGTGGTGGGTGAGAAGACCGTGGTGATCGCGAAGGATCTGCGGGTGAGTGGCGCCGTGCCTGGCGCGAGGGCGGTATCGAGGCCCTTCGCTCGAGTGGGCCGGCGAACTGCCCGACCGTGACCGACGCCCAGTTCGCCGTTCTCGAGGACGAGTTCGGCAAGGGCCCGTAAGCACACGGTTTCAAGGATGAGCGGTGGACCCTGGTCCGCGTCCAGGCGGTGATCCGCCGCCGTTTGTGTTTGACGCTGTCGGTGGCGACGGTCTGGCGGCTGCTGAAACGGCACGGCTGGTCCTGGCAGGCGCCCGCCCGCAGAGCACTCGAACGCGACGAGGACTTCGTCGAGCTGTGGAAGAAGGAGGTGTGGCCGCGGGTAAAGCGTCGCGGCGGCCCACGGGGGCTGGATCGTCTTCGAGGACGAGGCCGGATTCTCCATGACGCCGCCCCGCGCCCGCACCTGGGGCCGGCGCGGACACACCCCCGTCACCCGCGTCCGCGGCCGCTCCCGCCGCAGGACCTCGGTCGCCGCACTGTGCTGCTACAAACCCGGCGAACCGGCCCGTCTCATCTACCGGCCCCGCGCCCATCTCCTCTTCAAGGGCGCACGCAAAAGCTTCTCCTGGAAGGACTACCGCGACCTCCTGGTGCGGGCGCACATCCAGCTCGGAGGACCGATCGTGGTGGTCTGGGACAACCTCAACACCCACCTCGCAGCCGGGCTGAAACGCTATGAGGCCGAGCATGACTGGCTCACCACCGTCCGCCTCCCGCCCTACGCCCCTGACCTGAACCCCGTCGAGACCTTCTGGTCACTGGTACGCCGAGCGATGGCCAACACCGCCTTCGACGCACCCGACGACCTCGACCGAGTACTGCGACGCGAGTTACGCAAGATTCGGCTTCGGCCTCGCCTGATCGACGGCTGCCTCACCTCCACCGGCCTGGCCATCAACCCGCTGACCCCACCCTGAGAACCTCAGTAGTAAGGCCCCGTGGGCCATTGAGAGCGCCTTGCCTCTTCCCGCGAAACCCTTCCTTCCAAGGACAGCAGAAATCCGTGGACGGACCCGCGGAAGATCACGTACCGTGTGGCTCCACGCCCTGAGATGAACGGAAGGAGGCGAGTGCCGTGTGGTTCACACCTTTCCAGCGCTCCCTCTTCCAGCATCCCGGCGTGGTTTCTCAGTTCTGACCGGGGGCGCTCCAAGCAGCCTGTATCCCGGAGGAATCCATGACCGATCTGGTCATCCGTGCGCTCTCCGCGAGCGACGCACATCTCTTTGACGCACTTCCCGACCCCCTGGGCGCCCGTGAGGGTCATCGGCGTACTCGGTTCCGCCCCCACTGGAAGCGCGTCGCCCTGCGCGATGGCGAAGTCGTTGCACGCGGCGCGTGGTGGGGCGGCCCCGACGACTCGGAGCCCGTCAACATCAACTGGTTCGACGTGGCCGAGGGGGAGGAGGAGGCCGGAGCCGAACTCCTGCGCTCCGCTCCCTGGCAGGTCGAACTCGAGATCAACGTGCCCAGCGGCTGGCGGGACGACCCCGAACTGCGGGCCGGCGCCGAGACGCGCTTCGCCGCCGCACGAGCCGCTGGGTACGAACTCCTGGTGGAACGCTTCCTGTACCGCTGGACCCCGGAGCAAGGTCTGCCCGAGCGGCCCGGACGCCTGCGCTTCAGCGCCGAACCCGACGACGCCGTGTTCTTCGACGCGTTTCGCCGCATCCATTCCGTCACCCTGGACGCCCACGCGCTCAGGGCCATCGACGAGGGCGGTCTCGACCAGGCCGCCCAGGAGGAACTCGACTTCCTCCACTGGTGCCCCTCCCCACGGGAGTGGTGGCAGATCGCGCACACGCCCGAGGGCGACCTGGCCGGCATCCACATACCGGCCCACAACCCCTCCGGCCCGACCATCGGCTTCATCGGAGTCCTGCCGGAGCAGCGCGGTCACGGCTACGCCTACGACCTCCTCGCGGAGTGCACCCACCTCCTCGTGGAGCAGGGCGCGGAGGTCGTCACCGGATCGACCGACCAGGGTAACTTCCCCATGGCCGCGAACTTCACCAAGGCCGGCTTCCCCGTCATCAAGGAACGCATCAACTTCCACTCAGCGGGCCAGGAGGCCTAGCGAGGAGTAGCACCCGGTGCGAGCGGTCCGGTCCGAGGGCAGGTCCGGACCGCTTGCCAGTGCCCGGTGACAGGCTGGCCGGCAGGGGATCGACAGCGGGCTCGATTACCGCGGTCTTCTCACCCGCCGCGAACCTCTTGACGGACTGAAGCCGGATCCCCTCACGAAATGCCCGAATCTCAGAGGTCAGCCCCCAACCCTCCGGATATCTCACCCCACCGTCATACCGAAGGGACCATGAACCGTCACTGCCCGACGCCGAGCAGAAAACCTCAGTAGTCACCGCTGCCGCTGCCGCTGCCTCTTTCTCGGATCGGCAGGCGCGCTGTTGCCCACCGCGGCTCAGGCGGCCCCTGCCGGGGGTTGTTGGAACAACGGCTGCAGCGGGCTTGACCCCGCCGCGTACTGCCAGGGGGATGCCGTTACCGTTACCGTTGCCTCGGCCGCGATCGGGCCGGCGGTCCTGGAACTCCGTTACAGCGTCTCGTGCGAGGCCATCTGGGCACGGATTTCGCAGGCGAAGTACGAGTACCCGGGTGACAACTCGCCGGGGCACGCAAAGGTGATCCGCAACAGCGACGGTGGGTCCTACACCTGCACCGTGCCCTTGGGCAGCACGTCCTGCTACACGCGGATGCTCGGCGATCACAACGTCACGAGCTACGCGTGGGGTGACTTCGACCGGTCTCCGTACTACTGGTCGGGTCGCACGGGAACCTACTGACCTCTGGCCGTCGGAGCGGCTGCCACGCCCCGTGCCTTCGGCGAGGAAGCCTCCGCCGCGGGCACGGGGCGTTGTTCGGCCGGGTTGACGATGACGAGGACCGCGACTCGGGTTCATCGGCGGGTCCGATGACGGCAGACCGCTGATCCGGCAGATCGGGTCAAACGGCTACACGGGCGGGTCTGGCATCGGCACGTCCATAGGCGAGGACCTGGGCGAGGACTTCGCGGAAGAGTGCGATGTCCTCGGCCGGCGCCTCTATGACGGCTTCGACCTCGCTGTCGCTCAACCGTAGATCTGCCAGTGCTTCAGGGTTGAGGGAGACGCGGAGGACATGGCCCGTCAGAACGGCTTCGCGCACACATCCATACGCGGTTCCCTGTCCGGCTGTGACCAGGCAGTGCGTGTCCATCCCCAGAGCGACCTCTTGGTCGTCAGGGTCTTCCTCTCCCGCCATGAACATCAGGATGAAACCGCTTCCGTCCTCGCCCTCGGAGAGGGCGGCTTCGGTGAAGTAGCCGTCAGGGTCTATCTCTGTTCTGGCGGCCCGGGCGGTGAATCGGTAGGTCATGGCAGGGTTCTATCAGCGAGTCCAGCTGAGACATGAGGCAGGCCGGACAAGCTGTCGAGGGTGCCGGCGAATGCCGACGCCGACGCCGACGTCTAAGACAGCACTCTCGCTCCGGCCGCCGGACGGTCCTGGTGGTGGATCCACCCCGTGGGCGCAGGGGCATTCACACTGGGGTCGGCTGGCGCTGATCCTTCTGGTCTCCGCAATCAAGCTCGCCCGTCACGACTGACTGTCAGCGCACATCTGGCCTGACCGATGGAACGGGAACCGGGCCGGGCGGAAGCTGCACGAGGCTCAGCCGCAGGTGGAAGGCGACATTCTCGACCCCGGTCATTTCATTCCCGGTCCCAGGTACTCCCTTGTCCGTCGGGCCCCGATCCGTTGTGTATCGAATGTGCGGACAGAGGCCGGTGAGGTGAGGGAAGCAGCGGTCAAGGTGGGGGCTGGTGAACGGGTTGTTGCAGACGGGGTCTTCTGCGGCACACACCCCATTGCTCTTGGCCTTGAGGTCCTCAGGCAGGCTCGGGTGGTAGATCGCGTTGTACGGGTCTGCCAGGAGTCCGATGCCTTTGATGTTGGCGCTGACTGCAGGCCAATCCACGCCTGGGCTGTGCTTGAGTTCGTCAAGGGTGACACGGATGACCCAAGCTCCTTGTGAGTAGCCGGCCAGGAGAATCTTCCCGTGGGGGCAGTGGCTGACCCGGTCGAGGATCTCCTTCTTCAGATTCGTGGCACCTTCTCTCACACTGGCGGGGGTAGGCAAACCGTCCTTCACGAGTTTCGCTACGAACTCGGCTTGACCTGCCTTTGACAGCGGCGCCGCCTTTTTCACGATGTCTCTGGTGAGTTGCAGGGCGATGTCACCTTGAAGCTCGGGTACCGGTGCTGCCGTGTAGGGGATCCCGGACACCTGGACACCGTCGGGCTTCAAGTTGTCGTAGACGGCGCCTATTTCCGGGCCGAGGTTCTGGTGCTCGATGGTGGTCTCGGCGGGTCCCGCGGTCGGGGTGGCGCTTTCGCCGGAACCGCGCAGGCCCATCAGGAGAGGTGCCGAACATGACTGGCTGTTCGGTTGCTTCGGCGTGTCGGCCGCTGGTGGGGAGGGACCCACAGAGGGAGGCGGATCGTCCTGGTCCACCGGCGGTGGTGGCGGAGTAATCGGTGGTGGGGGCGGGTTGGTCGGAGGCCGCGGCGGCGGGTTTTCCGGCACTGGTGGATCGTGCTCGTCCACTGGTGGCGGCGGCTTCACTGGGGGTGGTGGGTCGTGCTGGTCCACCGGTGGTGGTGGCGGGTTTGTCGGAGGCCGCGGGGGCGGGTTTGCGGGCACTGGTGGATCGTGCTCGTCCACTGGTGGTGGGGGCGGGGCCACTGGGCGTGGTGGATCGTGCTGGTCCGCTGGTGGTGGCGGCGGGTCGAGCGGTGGCGGTGGCGGGTCCACCGGTGGTGGATCGTGCTGGTCCGTTGGCGGTGGGTCGACCGTGGCCGGAGGTGGGGGTGGATTTGTCGGCGGTGGCGGGTCTATCGGGGGAGGTGGATCATCCTGGTCCACGGGGGGAGGTGGATCGTCCTCTTCCACGGGGGGAGGCGGATCGTCCTCGTCCATCGGGGGCGGCGGATCGTCCTGGATGGATGCTGCAGCACCTGAAAGGGCTTGGGGCTCCGCCAAAGCGCCGGTCACGCCCGTCGACACTGCGAGGGCCGCAGCCATACAGGACGCGCCAATGAAGTGGGAAACCTGTCGCCGCGTGGTCATGGCCATGACGAATCCGCTGGTGGATATACCTATATACGTCTTGCGTCCGTGCTCAGATCGATCTGCAATGGACGCGACGTTCGATATCGCCAGACGCCTAGGCTGAAGCCGTAGTTGCCGGGCCCTACCTAAATCTTACTCTTCACCGACACCGCGATCACGCTGCCGGCAATGGCGCACGCGGCTGGGACGGGTCCCTCCCCGGAGGTGTGGGACGTGGCCTTGGGCGGCTCATGTCCAAGTTGCC is a window from the Streptomyces sp. NBC_01244 genome containing:
- a CDS encoding DUF2690 domain-containing protein; translation: MPTAAQAAPAGGCWNNGCSGLDPAAYCQGDAVTVTVASAAIGPAVLELRYSVSCEAIWARISQAKYEYPGDNSPGHAKVIRNSDGGSYTCTVPLGSTSCYTRMLGDHNVTSYAWGDFDRSPYYWSGRTGTY
- a CDS encoding cutinase family protein translates to MGLRGSGESATPTAGPAETTIEHQNLGPEIGAVYDNLKPDGVQVSGIPYTAAPVPELQGDIALQLTRDIVKKAAPLSKAGQAEFVAKLVKDGLPTPASVREGATNLKKEILDRVSHCPHGKILLAGYSQGAWVIRVTLDELKHSPGVDWPAVSANIKGIGLLADPYNAIYHPSLPEDLKAKSNGVCAAEDPVCNNPFTSPHLDRCFPHLTGLCPHIRYTTDRGPTDKGVPGTGNEMTGVENVAFHLRLSLVQLPPGPVPVPSVRPDVR
- a CDS encoding GNAT family N-acetyltransferase — translated: MTDLVIRALSASDAHLFDALPDPLGAREGHRRTRFRPHWKRVALRDGEVVARGAWWGGPDDSEPVNINWFDVAEGEEEAGAELLRSAPWQVELEINVPSGWRDDPELRAGAETRFAAARAAGYELLVERFLYRWTPEQGLPERPGRLRFSAEPDDAVFFDAFRRIHSVTLDAHALRAIDEGGLDQAAQEELDFLHWCPSPREWWQIAHTPEGDLAGIHIPAHNPSGPTIGFIGVLPEQRGHGYAYDLLAECTHLLVEQGAEVVTGSTDQGNFPMAANFTKAGFPVIKERINFHSAGQEA
- a CDS encoding Imm10 family immunity protein, with translation MTYRFTARAARTEIDPDGYFTEAALSEGEDGSGFILMFMAGEEDPDDQEVALGMDTHCLVTAGQGTAYGCVREAVLTGHVLRVSLNPEALADLRLSDSEVEAVIEAPAEDIALFREVLAQVLAYGRADARPARVAV
- a CDS encoding helix-turn-helix transcriptional regulator, whose translation is MRVLLRSGSRTVWGALVLHRGGDRAPFSDGEIATVSMLAPSITEALRGAYLRHDAVAADSELPAAPGLLMFHPGGELDRVTPAGHAWLEQLVRAPAESTSSLPQPVLHAHGRARTTGEASLRMRSRSGRWLSVTAVRMDADGGVAVMIQPSSPEHIVGIMMDVYGLTLRERQIAQLVTYGMSDTDITKRLGISPHTVRDHLKKIFDKTGTNSRGRLLQLLYFNHYQPDIETGRTMGTHGWFTATDRAPAQRSPGATDRW